In Pseudomonadota bacterium, a single window of DNA contains:
- a CDS encoding DUF4266 domain-containing protein produces MLRHLLVFLLCALLGACADVQPWERGALAKPHMAVTPHPLHTGLMRHVRDSREAAPGGSAGQGGGCGCN; encoded by the coding sequence ATGCTTCGCCACTTGCTCGTATTTTTGCTATGCGCGCTGCTCGGCGCGTGCGCCGATGTGCAGCCCTGGGAGCGGGGCGCCTTGGCCAAACCGCACATGGCGGTGACGCCGCACCCCTTGCATACCGGTCTCATGCGCCACGTTCGCGACAGTCGCGAAGCGGCACCGGGCGGCAGCGCGGGGCAAGGGGGTGGTTGTGGCTGCAACTAA